A stretch of Leishmania braziliensis MHOM/BR/75/M2904 complete genome, chromosome 11 DNA encodes these proteins:
- a CDS encoding putative 40S ribosomal protein S21: MATIGMFNEEGENVDLYIPRKCHATNTLIEAHDHAAVQISIANVGSNGVIDGTTTTLCIAGYLRSQGESDHAINHIAIDRRIVRIKTGKPKRASKSKSKKPAARGAAAGGAAAQKGARPPAQKGARPSAQKGARPPAQKGARPSAQKGARPPAQKGAAPTRKSRA; encoded by the coding sequence ATGGCGACCATTGGTATGTTCAACGAGGAGGGCGAGAACGTGGACCTCTACATCCCGCGCAAGTGCCACGCGACGAACACGCTGATTGAGGCGCACGACCATGCCGCCGTGCAGATCTCGATCGCGAACGTTGGCTCGAACGGCGTGATCGACggcacgacgacgacgctgtgCATTGCTGGCTACCTGCGCTCGCAGGGCGAGTCGGACCACGCGATCAACCACATCGCGATCGACCGCAGAATCGTGCGCATCAAGACCGGCAAGCCGAAGCGCGCGTCCAAGTCGAAGTCGAAGAAGCCCGCCGCGAggggcgccgccgctggtggtgctgctgcgcagaagGGGGCTCGCCCGCCTGCCCAGAAGGGAGCCCGCCCGTCTGCACAGAAGGGGGCTCGCCCGCCTGCGCAGAAGGGAGCCCGCCCGTCTGCACAGAAGGGGGCTCGCCCGCCTGCGCAGAAGGGAGCTGCCCCGACCCGCAAGAGCCGTGCTTAG